From Nicotiana tabacum cultivar K326 chromosome 15, ASM71507v2, whole genome shotgun sequence, the proteins below share one genomic window:
- the LOC107782979 gene encoding purine permease 3-like: protein MEHQGLSIAMRRILLLINCIILAVGICGGPLMMRLYFVEGGSRVWFSSWLQTAGWPLTFIPLAILYFYRRKTEGSSAKFYFITPRIFIASFVIGIVTGVDDFLYSWGGSKLPVSTSSLLLAAQLAFTAVGAFFIVKLKFTPYSINAVVLLTVGAVLLGVRSNGDRPEGVTSKAYILGFMMTLLAAALYGVILPCIELIYLKAKQVITATLVLEIQMVMCFAATAFCTVGMIVNNDFKAISREAKQFNLGEARYYTVVVWTTIVWQCFFVGVIGVIYCSSSLMSGVMIAVLLPVTEVLAVVFFRENFSGEKGLALFLSLWGFVSYFYGEFRQTKKQKNKSPQTEMTTTHIESV, encoded by the exons ATGGAACATCAAGGATTAAGCATCGCTATGAGGAGAATCCTCCTGCTCATTAATTGTATAATACTTGCTGTTGGTATCTGCGGTGGCCCTCTAATGATGCGTCTATATTTTGTGGAGGGAGGTTCAAGAGTATGGTTTAGCAGTTGGTTACAAACTGCTGGATGGCCACTCACCTTTATACCTCTTGCTATCTTATACTTCTATCGTCGAAAAACCGAAGGCTCTAGTGCCAAGTTTTACTTTATAACACCCCGAATTTTCATTGCGTCATTCGTCATTGGCATTGTCACTGGTGTTGATGATTTTCTCTATTCGTGGGGCGGGTCAAAACTCCCTGTGTCAACCTCTTCACTGCTTCTTGCGGCTCAACTTGCCTTCACGGCAGTAGGTGCTTTCTTCATAGTGAAGCTGAAGTTCACACCCTACTCTATCAATGCAGTGGTTCTGCTGACAGTTGGTGCTGTTTTACTGGGTGTTCGTTCTAATGGTGATCGGCCGGAGGGTGTGACAAGTAAAGCCTATATTCTTGGTTTTATGATGACACTTCTCGCAGCAGCTTTATATGGAGTCATTTTGCCTTGtattgagttgatttacttgaagGCAAAACAAGTTATTACTGCTACGTTGGTGCTGGAGATTCAGATGGTCATGTGTTTTGCTGCTACTGCTTTTTGCACCGTAGGAATGATTGTTAATAACGACTTTAAG gCAATATCAAGGGAGGCAAAACAATTTAACCTTGGAGAAGCTAGATATTATACAGTAGTAGTGTGGACTACCATTGTTTGGCAGTGCTTCTTTGTGGGTGTCATTGGAGTCATTTACTGCTCTTCTTCTTTGATGTCTGGGGTTATGATCGCAGTTCTACTTCCTGTTACTGAGGTATTAGCTGTAGTTTTCTTTAGAGAAAATTTTTCAGGTGAAAAGGGCCTTgctcttttcctttctctttggGGTTTCGTTTCTTACTTTTATGGAGAGTTCAGACAAACAAAGAAGCAGAAGAACAAAAGTCCACAAACTGAGATGACAACGACGCATATCGAGTCTGTTTGA